GGGGATGGACCCGCTGGAGTTCCGCCTGCGCAACGCGCTGAAGGACGGTGACACGAGGAGCACGGGCGAGTCGTTGCGGGACGCCCGCGGCGTCGAGGTCCTGCGCCGCGCGGCGGAGATCTCCGGGTGGGGCGGCGTCCGCAAACCCACGGCGGGGCGGGCGCCCGGACGCGGGGTCGCGTTCGGCGACCGTCACGTGGGCCATGGCGAGTCGAGCTTCGAGCTGCGGCTGGAGCGGAACGGCGCCCTGACGCTGTTGAGCGGAGTGGGCGATCAAGGGGTCGGCGCCTACGTCATGCACCGGCAGGTGGTGGCGGAGACCTTCGGCGTGGACCCGGACGACGTCCTCATCGAAGTCCGCGACACGTCCAGCGCCCCCTACGACCAGGGCATCAAGGGCGCCCGCGGCATGCACATCGAGGGCCAAGCCATCCTGGAATCCAGCCGCGCGTTGCAGGAACGGCTTTGCGCCCTCGCGGCCGGGTACTGGAAGACCGGGCCGGAGGGGGTCTCCTGGAGCGACGGGGCCGTGGTCCTGGAGGGAGGCCCGGACAAGCGCCTGAGCCTGCAGGAGCTGGCGAAACTGTCCGAGGAACCCATCACCGGGTACGGCCGTTTCGTGGGGCACAAGCCCGACGTCTACTCGTTCCAGGCGGTGGTGGCCGACGTGGAGGTGGACCGGGACACGGGCGCGGTGGCGGTGGACCGCCTCTACTTCGTCTACGACGTGGCCAACATCATCAACCCCCTGATCCACCAGGGACAGATCGACGGCGGCGTGGTGCAGGGGCTGGGCTACGCTCTCATGGAAGAGATCGTGCTCGACGACGGCAAGCCCACGACCGTGAGTCTCGGCGACTACAAGCTGCCCAACGTCCGGGACCTGCCGCCGCTGACCACCTCGCTGGTGCAGGCCTCCGAGGGACCCGGCCCCTTCGGCACCAAGGCCGTGGCCGAGGCCGGCATCAGCATCATCGCGCCCGCCATCGTCAACGCCGTCTACGATGCCACCGGCGCTCGTATCACCGAGCTTCCCGTGACCGCGGAGAAGGTCTTCGGGCACATGACCAAGGGTACTTAGCGGAGCCGCACGATCGACGCCAGGCGAGGCGGCGCACAAGGCTGACAAACGCAAGGAGGCAAGACCATGGCCAATACCGGAAGCCGATACCTCATGATGTTCGCAGTCCTTCTGTGGATTGGGGCTTTGGGACTCCAGGGTTCCGATACCGCGAGCGCCGCCGACGATTCATTTTACAAGGGGAAGACGCTTCGCCTGATCATCGGTTATTCGCCGGGCGGGGGAGCGGACGGGCAAGCCCGGATCGTCGCGCGCCACTTGGGGAAGCATATCCCGGGAAAGCCGAAGGTGATCGTGATCAACCGGCCGGGGGGCGGGTCCGTGCTCGCGGCCAACTACGCGTACAACATCGCGAAGAACGACGGCCTCACCATCGTCAGCCTGCCCGGGGGGCTCAACTTCCTGCAACTGGCGAAAGCTCAGGGAGTGAAATACGACATGAGCAAGTTCGCCGCGGTGGGGGCGTGGTTCAAGTCGAACTGGGCGCTGTTCCTGCGGGCGGACGCCTTCAAGAGCCTCGACGCCGTCCGCACGGCGAAGACGCCTCCCGTCATCGGCACGCAGGGCGGGGGCGCGCCCCACGACTTCTTCAATATCGCGTGGCAAAAGGCGCTGGGGCTCAAGTTCAAGGTCATCACGGGATACGAAAGCCGGCGCGCCGACGTGGCGCTGGAGCAGGGCGAAATCGACGGCCGCACCCAGACGGTGGCCGGCGTCATGCGGCGCAACCCGCACTGGCACAAGGAACGGATCATTCCCGCCCTGGTGCAGGCCGGACCCAAGAAGGACCAGCGCATCGCCGACGTCCCCACGGTCTATGATCTGAACCCCAATCCGGGCGTGTTCTACGAGACCGTCAATAACGCCCTGGGCCGGGTCAGCCTGCCCTATTTCGCCCCGCCGGGCACGCCGGAGGACCGCGTGAAGACCCTCCGCGATGCGTGGCAGGGAATGGTGAAGGACAAGGATTTCATACGGGAGGCCGAGAGGTCGCGGCTCAAGGTGGAGCCGGCCGACGGCGAGCAAGTGGCGGAGATGCTCAACGGTGTCATCCGCAATACGCCGGCCGACGCGATCGCTACCGTTCGTGAGGTCGTGGGCAGGAAGTAGTCACCGGGTTGGGCGCGACGGCGCGGAGGACGCGCGTGCGGCGCCACGGAGCATGAGGCATGGCAGAGTATCATTCCATCGGGTTACCTTTGGCGCGCGCGGACGGAGCGGCGAAAGTCACCGGCGGCACGGTGTTCACCGCGGACGTGCTGCGCCCGGGCGGGTTGTGGGGCAAGATCCTCCGCAGCCCTCATGCTCACGCCCGCATCCTTCACATCAATACGGACAGGGCCAGGCGCCTGCCCGGCGTGAAGGCCGTCATTACCGCTGATGACGTGGACCCGAAGCTCACCGGGCGGACGCTGAAGGACTTCCCGGTCCTCGCGCAGGACCGGGTCCGGTTCGTGGGCGACAAGGTCGCCGCCGTCGCGGCGGACGACAAGGACCGCGCCGAGGAGGCGTTGAGCCTCGTGGAGGTGGAGTATGAAGAGCTGCCTGCGGTCTACGACCCGCTGGAAGCGCTGGCCCCCGACTCCCCGTTGATCCACCCCGACTATCCTTCCTACCACGCCCCGTACACCAAGGCGGCGGATCTCCACAACGTGCAGTCGCGGGTGTACGCGGACAAGGGAGACCTGGAGCAGGGGTTCGCGGAGTCCGACAAGGTCTTCGAGCACACCTTTCGCACCCAGATGGTGCATCAGGGCTACATCGAGCCCTACGCCTGCATGGCGGAGATCGACGGCCAGGGACGGATCCGGGTTTGGGCGGCGACCCAGTCCCCGTTCAGCGCGCGCAACCAGTTGGCCGAATACCTGGACGTTCCCAAGGACCGGATCGTGTTCAGTCCGGTCACCGTGGGCGGCTCCTTCGGCGGCAAGGACCACCTCATCGACATCCCGCTGGCCTACTACCTCGCCCTGGCCACGGGAAAGGCGGTGAAGATCGTTCGCACCTACACCGAGGAGTTGATGGCTTCCGCGCCGCGCCATCCCGCCGTGATCACGCTCCGGTCGGGAGTGAAGAGCGACGGCCGCCTCTGGGCGCGGGAGGGCCGGGTGATCTACAACGGCGGCGCCTACGGGGCCTTCAAGCCGAGCCCGCCGGCGCACATGAGCGGCTCCATCAACCAGGGCGGCGCGTATCGGGTCCCCCATACGCGCCTGGAGAGTCTCTGCGTCTACACCAACCAGGTCCCCGGCGGATACATGCGCGCCTCCGGCGAGCTGCAGACCGTGTTCGCGGCCGAAAGCCACATGGACATCATCGCCCATGAGATGGCCATGGATCCGCTCGAGTTCCGCATGCTCAACGGCATGGTGAACGGAGACTCGAATTACCTGGGCTTCGAGTATCTCGACATCCGGTGCCGCGAGGTGCTGCTCAAGGCCAAGCCTTTCTGGGACCGGCCCAAGCTCGCCCCCCGGCGCCCCGGCGGCCTGACGGGAAGGGGAATCGCCCTCGCGTGCCGGCACGTGGGCCAGGGAGAATCGGGCGCGGAGATCGCACTGCAAGCCGATGGCACCGTGCGCATGCTGGTGGGCATCGTGGACCAGGGCACCGGAGTGCACACCATGCAGCAGCAGGTGGTGGCGGAGATCCTGGGCATCGCTCCGGAGCGCGTTACGGTGGAGGTCGGCGACACCAATCGCGCGCCCTACCACGACGGCATCAAGGGCCAGGGAGCGACCCACGTCACCGGGCAGGCCGTCGCGCGCGCAGCCGAGACGCTCATCGAGAATCTGCGGGACAAGGCGGCGTACGCATGGGACGTGGACCCCGAGTCCCTGCTATGGGAGAACGGCGAAGTCGTGCTCAAGAACGACGGCCGGCGCATGGACATGCAGGAGATCGCGGCCCTCTCGCCGCAGGAGCCCGTCGTCGGCCAAGCCTACTACAAGGGGCTGGAGCGCCCGAGGCAACATATCTTTCAGGCGGAGATATGCGACGCAGAAGTGGATGCGGAAACCGGGGAAGTGGAGGTGAGGCGCATGAGCACCTTCCACGACGTGTCGGTGGTCATCAATCCGGTGACGCATCAGGGACAGATCGAAGGGGGGCTCATCCAGGGCCTGGGGATGGCGCGGTCGGAAGAGGTGGCCGTGGACGACGGCCGGGTGACGACCCTCAGTCTCGGCGACTACAAGATGCCCAACATCAAGGACGTCCCCGTCCACGAGACCACCCTGGTGGAGGGCGCGACGGACGGCCCCGGCCCCTTCAACGCCAAGCCCGCGGCCGAGCACTCCATCACGCCGGTGCCGCCGTCCGTGGCCAACGCGGTGTTCGACGCCACCGGGGTGCGCATCACGGAGTTGCCCATAACCGCGGAGAAGCTGCTGGCCGGCATGGCCAAGAAGGGCTAGTGTCCCGTCCGGCTAGCTGAACCGGGGGCCGCGCCGGACCCTGTCCTCGTAGTAGGCCCAGACACGCTCGAAGAGACCCGCGGGGCGGTCGTTGCGGACCGCCTGCTCCTCCAGTTCGCGCGCGAACTCCGCCAACTCATCCTCCGCGTAAGGCTTGGCGCCGCCGCCCAGACCCGCCAGGAGCTGTATCTTCGCCGCCTCCTCCATCATGATCGCCTTCACCGTCGCCTCTTCGAGCGACGCCCCGGCGACGGATGCCCCGTGGCCTTTCAGCAACACCGCCGCGTCGGTCCCCATGATCCGCGCCATCTCCTCGCCCCGCTCTCTGGTATTGACCAGACCGGCCTTCCGATAGAGCTTTGCCCCGGCGAACGGAAACCCGAAGACCGTCCCCGGCAGGAACGTCCCCTCCGCCGTCGCCAGGGCGGTCACGTAAAGGGAGTGTGTATGGACCACCCCGTTGACCTCCGGCCGCGTCCGGTAGATGCAGATGTGGATCCAGCTCTCGCCGTGCCACTTGCCCTTCCCCTCAAGGACCTTGCCGTCCAGATCCACCACCAGGAGATCCTGGTCGGTGACCAGACCGGGCGCGATGGCACGAGAGATCAGGAACCGGTCCGTCCCCGGAACGCGCACGCTCACGTGGCCGAACGGCACCGTGAGACCCGTCTCGTCGAGAATGAGGTTCGCCAGAACCAGTTGTTCTTCGAGTCCGGTATCCATGGCGCCGTAGAGTACCGATTCGGCTGAATGCGTTCAAGGCGAGAACCGGGCGTCGTCGCCATCGGCAACGCCACCTTGTGGCAAATCCCGTCACCAAGTGGCAAAATTCCTGGAAACGTCCCTGACACTGGGCGCCCGGGTCTTCCGGAACATGGAGGGGTGGCCGAGCGGTTTAAGGCACCGGTCTTGAAAATCGGCGTCCGCCTAAACAGCGGACCGCGAGTTCGAATCTCGCCCCCTCCGCCAACCATATTCCCGTAGAGTATCTGAGCGCGCTATGCGCAACATTTGATTGCGCATAGACTTGATCTTTGCGCATAGGATTCTACGCGCAAGCAAGGGCATCACCGGATGCAGCCGCCCCAAGGCTCCTGGACCACGCTGAACAATGACTCCTTCGCGCTCCGTTGCCAAGTCCGAATACCTGGTCTATACTGGACCAGCTTGTGTTCTCTTGATCGGAGGAGGCTTGTTCGTGACAAAGACCGGACCGCAACGTGTTTGGACTGTGGCTCAGGCGAAGGCGCACCTCTCCGAGATCCTGCGCTTGGCCCAGTCGGAAGGGCCGCAACGTATTGGGACCCGGCGGTCGTTCGTCGTGGTACCCGCAGACGCATGGGACAATAAAGCTCGAAAGCCCCTTGGCCGGTGGCTGATCGAGAACATGCCACGCGGGGTAGATCTCGAAATCCCGGACCGCCGTTCCGCCCGTGAGGTTCCGTTCAGCGACGAGGATGACCAATGAGCGGGTATCTCCTGGACACGAACGTGGTCTCGGAGACCATGCGCGACGTTCCGGATGCTCGTGTGGTGACTTTTCTGGCGGAACATGACGACCTATGGCTGTCTTCGATCGTTGTGCACGAGTTGGAATACGGCGTGCGGCGGTTGGCACAAGGACGACGGCGGTCCGGCCTGGAGGCTGATCTTTTGCGCTTCACCACCGAATACGAGGACCGAATCCTGCCCGTGGACCGGGTGGGGGCGGAGTGGGCGGCCCGGTTCCGGGTACTAGCCCAGCGCTCAGGACATACGCTGGATCTCGGCGACGCTCTCATCGCGGGAACGGCGAAGGCCCATGACCTCACCGTGGCCACTCGCAACATCGCTGATTTCCAACGCGTTGGCGTTGAGCTTGTCAATCCTTGGGAAGCCCGGTGACCTGCCCGTTTGTGGGGGGACTGGAGAGATGAGAGATGAGTGATGATGCAGGGAAGGTGCGCGCAGCAATTGCCAAGCTGAAGGCGTTTCAGGAGAGCCACAGTCTCGCCGGTCTGTCCATCCGCGAGATGATTGAGGAAGGCCGCAAGTACTGATGGCATTCGTTCTCGATTGCTCCGGCACCATGGCCTGAGTTTCCTGATTCTCGGCCGATTCTTGCATGACTCGGTGGATGCTGACACCAGGGTCTTTCAATTTTCCGCCTCTAACCTTTCAAATAGCCGCCTACTAGGCTTGCAATCAGCCGCACCACAAAGTTACAATCAGCCGATGGCTGAAGGTGGCTTCTATCCACGGTATATCGGGCAGCGACTGGCCGAGGCGCTGGCGGATTCGCCGGTGGTCTTGATCCAGGGTCCGCGCCAATGTGGGAAGACAACCTTAGCGCAGATGGCGTGCGCTCCCGCCACATTGAATCGGCAGGATGCTCGCAAATCCCCGGACGGAGCCCCACTGGGTCCCGTAAGCGCGGAAGGCCGAGACTACGCCTATATCAGCTTCGACGACGATGTCGCGCGCGCCGGCGCCGAAGAGGATCCGATGGGCTTGGTCGCCGATCTCCCCGATAGGGTCATCCTCGACGAGGTGCAGCGGGTGCCGTCGCTCTTTACCGCCTTGAAGATGGAGGTGGATCGAAGGCGGATGCTAGGTCGTTTCGTGTTGACGGGGTCGGCCGACGTATTGCGGGTTCCGACGATCCAGGACTCGTTGGCGGGTCGTCTGGAGGTGATCCGGTTACATCCGCTGGCGCAAGTTGAAATCGCCAGTGGACGGTCGGGTGGCCCGGCTTCGGATGGACTCGCCGACTTTCTTGATGCCCTCTTCGGTCGAGGTTTCAAGACACAGCAGATGGGGCGGCTGGGCACCGAGTTGTGCGACCGTATCGCTGCCGGCGGATACCCGGCGGCGCTCGCGCGTCCGCCCGGGCGCCGGCGCGCCAACTGGTATCGCAACTACCTCGACGCGCAGAACCAAAGGGACGTTCGTGATCTGGCCCGCATTCGAACGCTGGAAGAGCTTCCGAGACTTCTCGCCCTGTCGGCTGCGCAAACGGCGGGCCTGTTCAACGTGAGCGAGTTGGCGGCCCCGTTCGAGATCAGCAGGCCGACCATCCGGGACTACAT
Above is a window of Deltaproteobacteria bacterium DNA encoding:
- a CDS encoding tripartite tricarboxylate transporter substrate-binding protein; the encoded protein is MANTGSRYLMMFAVLLWIGALGLQGSDTASAADDSFYKGKTLRLIIGYSPGGGADGQARIVARHLGKHIPGKPKVIVINRPGGGSVLAANYAYNIAKNDGLTIVSLPGGLNFLQLAKAQGVKYDMSKFAAVGAWFKSNWALFLRADAFKSLDAVRTAKTPPVIGTQGGGAPHDFFNIAWQKALGLKFKVITGYESRRADVALEQGEIDGRTQTVAGVMRRNPHWHKERIIPALVQAGPKKDQRIADVPTVYDLNPNPGVFYETVNNALGRVSLPYFAPPGTPEDRVKTLRDAWQGMVKDKDFIREAERSRLKVEPADGEQVAEMLNGVIRNTPADAIATVREVVGRK
- a CDS encoding xanthine dehydrogenase family protein molybdopterin-binding subunit, whose translation is MAEYHSIGLPLARADGAAKVTGGTVFTADVLRPGGLWGKILRSPHAHARILHINTDRARRLPGVKAVITADDVDPKLTGRTLKDFPVLAQDRVRFVGDKVAAVAADDKDRAEEALSLVEVEYEELPAVYDPLEALAPDSPLIHPDYPSYHAPYTKAADLHNVQSRVYADKGDLEQGFAESDKVFEHTFRTQMVHQGYIEPYACMAEIDGQGRIRVWAATQSPFSARNQLAEYLDVPKDRIVFSPVTVGGSFGGKDHLIDIPLAYYLALATGKAVKIVRTYTEELMASAPRHPAVITLRSGVKSDGRLWAREGRVIYNGGAYGAFKPSPPAHMSGSINQGGAYRVPHTRLESLCVYTNQVPGGYMRASGELQTVFAAESHMDIIAHEMAMDPLEFRMLNGMVNGDSNYLGFEYLDIRCREVLLKAKPFWDRPKLAPRRPGGLTGRGIALACRHVGQGESGAEIALQADGTVRMLVGIVDQGTGVHTMQQQVVAEILGIAPERVTVEVGDTNRAPYHDGIKGQGATHVTGQAVARAAETLIENLRDKAAYAWDVDPESLLWENGEVVLKNDGRRMDMQEIAALSPQEPVVGQAYYKGLERPRQHIFQAEICDAEVDAETGEVEVRRMSTFHDVSVVINPVTHQGQIEGGLIQGLGMARSEEVAVDDGRVTTLSLGDYKMPNIKDVPVHETTLVEGATDGPGPFNAKPAAEHSITPVPPSVANAVFDATGVRITELPITAEKLLAGMAKKG
- a CDS encoding class II aldolase/adducin family protein; amino-acid sequence: MDTGLEEQLVLANLILDETGLTVPFGHVSVRVPGTDRFLISRAIAPGLVTDQDLLVVDLDGKVLEGKGKWHGESWIHICIYRTRPEVNGVVHTHSLYVTALATAEGTFLPGTVFGFPFAGAKLYRKAGLVNTRERGEEMARIMGTDAAVLLKGHGASVAGASLEEATVKAIMMEEAAKIQLLAGLGGGAKPYAEDELAEFARELEEQAVRNDRPAGLFERVWAYYEDRVRRGPRFS
- a CDS encoding type II toxin-antitoxin system VapC family toxin → MSGYLLDTNVVSETMRDVPDARVVTFLAEHDDLWLSSIVVHELEYGVRRLAQGRRRSGLEADLLRFTTEYEDRILPVDRVGAEWAARFRVLAQRSGHTLDLGDALIAGTAKAHDLTVATRNIADFQRVGVELVNPWEAR
- a CDS encoding ATP-binding protein, whose protein sequence is MAEGGFYPRYIGQRLAEALADSPVVLIQGPRQCGKTTLAQMACAPATLNRQDARKSPDGAPLGPVSAEGRDYAYISFDDDVARAGAEEDPMGLVADLPDRVILDEVQRVPSLFTALKMEVDRRRMLGRFVLTGSADVLRVPTIQDSLAGRLEVIRLHPLAQVEIASGRSGGPASDGLADFLDALFGRGFKTQQMGRLGTELCDRIAAGGYPAALARPPGRRRANWYRNYLDAQNQRDVRDLARIRTLEELPRLLALSAAQTAGLFNVSELAAPFEISRPTIRDYIVLLERVFLLERLLPWHSNRLSRLVKTPKLHMGDTGLACALLGVDAAGLAVDRVLLGQLLETFVFQELRRQASWHEDFFTFFHYRDRDKVEVDIVIERGAQAVAGVEVKAGATVTAADFRGLRKLKAAAGNRFAGGAVVYDGEMCVSHGDGLYAVPVRRLWGTGTT